One region of Methanobrevibacter wolinii SH genomic DNA includes:
- the lonB gene encoding ATP-dependent protease LonB: MINYESISSSDDIEIPPLLIDQVIGHEEAVETIKKAAKQRRNVLLIGDPGVGKSMLAKGMSELLPPEVLEDVLVYPNMEDQNNPLIRTVPAGEGIKIVKSTKTSSSIYEQKKSLIMMVVVAVIIALGFFYNAILEAIIAAAFIFLIALQIKPKNHNSSPKLLVNNANRRFAPFFDATGAHAGALLGDVRHDPYQSGGLGTPAHERVEAGMIHKANKGVLYIDEIGTMSMKTQQELLSAMQENKYSITGQSENSSGAMVRSQAVPCDFVLVASGNIKVLEGMHIALRSRIRGYGYEIFMKDTMDDTPENRKKLARFVAQEVKNDGRIPPFDTSAIDQIILEAKRRAGKKNALTLKLRDLGGLVRSSGDVAKEEGAKKVSEEHVLKAKKYARTLEEQMADMSIQMRKEYSMINSTGGKIGVVNGLAIIGDRSGIVMPIAAQMAPASSKNEGKIIVTGKLGEIAQDSVQNVSAIIKKYTQKDISNYDIHVQFLQSYDGVEGDSASVSITAAVISAVEGIPIDQSMALTGSLTVRGDVMPIGGATGKIEAAAEAGIKKVLIPKSNMGDVMIEDKYKDMIEIIPVETIDDVLDNILLNGSRKEKLMSKIKKIRESVSDSVSESLSINSPQLH, from the coding sequence ATGATTAATTATGAATCAATTTCAAGTTCTGATGATATTGAAATTCCACCACTTTTAATTGATCAAGTAATTGGACACGAAGAAGCAGTTGAAACAATTAAAAAAGCTGCAAAACAAAGAAGAAATGTTTTATTAATTGGTGATCCAGGTGTAGGTAAATCTATGCTCGCTAAAGGAATGTCTGAGCTTTTACCTCCTGAAGTTTTAGAAGATGTATTGGTATATCCGAATATGGAAGATCAAAATAATCCTCTTATTAGGACTGTTCCTGCTGGAGAGGGTATTAAAATTGTAAAAAGTACTAAAACTTCTTCAAGTATTTATGAACAGAAAAAATCATTAATTATGATGGTTGTTGTAGCTGTTATTATTGCACTTGGATTCTTCTATAACGCAATTCTTGAGGCTATTATTGCTGCTGCATTTATATTTTTAATTGCACTTCAAATCAAACCTAAAAATCATAATTCAAGTCCAAAATTACTTGTTAATAATGCTAATAGAAGATTTGCACCATTTTTTGATGCAACTGGTGCTCATGCAGGTGCACTTCTTGGTGATGTAAGACATGATCCATATCAATCTGGTGGTCTTGGAACTCCAGCACATGAACGTGTAGAAGCAGGTATGATTCATAAAGCTAATAAAGGAGTTTTATACATTGATGAAATTGGTACAATGAGTATGAAAACTCAACAAGAGCTTTTATCTGCAATGCAAGAAAATAAATATTCAATCACAGGACAAAGTGAAAATAGTAGTGGTGCTATGGTTCGTTCACAAGCTGTACCATGTGATTTTGTTCTTGTAGCTTCTGGTAATATTAAAGTACTTGAAGGAATGCATATTGCATTACGTTCAAGAATTAGAGGATATGGTTATGAAATCTTCATGAAAGATACTATGGATGATACTCCTGAGAATAGGAAAAAACTTGCAAGGTTTGTAGCTCAAGAAGTTAAAAATGATGGTAGAATTCCACCATTTGATACTAGTGCAATAGATCAAATTATTCTTGAAGCTAAACGTAGAGCAGGTAAGAAAAATGCGCTCACTTTAAAACTTAGGGATTTAGGTGGTCTTGTAAGATCTTCTGGAGACGTTGCTAAAGAAGAAGGAGCTAAAAAAGTAAGTGAAGAACATGTTCTTAAAGCTAAAAAATATGCTAGAACTCTTGAAGAACAAATGGCGGATATGTCTATTCAAATGAGAAAAGAGTATAGTATGATTAATTCCACTGGTGGAAAAATTGGTGTAGTTAATGGTTTAGCTATTATTGGTGATAGAAGCGGAATTGTCATGCCTATAGCAGCACAAATGGCTCCTGCAAGCAGTAAAAATGAAGGAAAAATTATTGTGACTGGAAAACTTGGGGAAATTGCACAAGATTCAGTACAAAACGTTTCTGCTATTATTAAAAAATACACTCAGAAAGATATATCTAACTATGATATTCATGTTCAATTCTTACAAAGTTATGATGGTGTTGAAGGAGATTCTGCAAGTGTATCTATCACTGCAGCTGTAATATCTGCTGTAGAAGGAATCCCTATAGATCAATCAATGGCACTTACAGGTTCACTAACTGTTCGTGGAGATGTGATGCCTATTGGTGGAGCAACTGGTAAAATTGAAGCAGCGGCTGAAGCAGGAATTAAAAAAGTTCTTATTCCTAAATCTAACATGGGAGATGTCATGATTGAAGATAAATATAAAGACATGATTGAAATTATTCCTGTTGAAACTATTGATGATGTTCTTGATAATATTCTCTTAAATGGTAGTAGAAAAGAAAAACTCATGTCAAAAATTAAAAAAATAAGAGAATCTGTTTCAGACTCTGTTTCTGAATCATTATCTATAAACTCCCCACAATTACATTAA